Proteins found in one Oryza glaberrima chromosome 4, OglaRS2, whole genome shotgun sequence genomic segment:
- the LOC127770631 gene encoding 30S ribosomal protein S7, chloroplastic-like, with amino-acid sequence MSRRGTAEKRTTKSDPIFRNRLANMVVNRIMKNGKKSLAYQILYRAVKKIQQKTETNPLLVLRQAICRVTPNIGVKTRRNKKGSTRKVPIEIGSKQGRELAIRWLLEASQKRPGRNMAFKLSSELVDAAKGGGGAIRKKEATHRMAEANRALAHFR; translated from the coding sequence ATGTCACGTCGAGGTACTGCAGAAAAAAGAACTACAAAATCCGATCCAATTTTTCGTAATCGATTAGCTAACATGGTGGTTAACCGTATTATGAAAAACGGAAAAAAATCATTGGCTTATCAAATTCTCTATCGAGCCGTGAAAAAGATTCAACAAAAGACAGAAACAAATCCACTATTGGTTTTACGTCAAGCAATATGTAGAGTAACTCCCAATATAGGAGTAAAAACAAGACGTAATAAAAAAGGATCGACGCGGAAAGTTCCGATTGAAATAGGATCTAAACAAGGAAGAGAACTTGCCATTCGTTGGTTATTAGAAGCATCCCAAAAGCGTCCGGGTCGAAATATGGCTTTCAAATTAAGTTCCGAATTAGTAGATGCTGCCAAAGGGGGTGGGGGTGCCATACGCAAAAAGGAAGCGACTCATAGAATGGCAGAGGCAAATAGAGCTCTTGCACATTTTCGTTAA
- the LOC127770215 gene encoding calmodulin-binding transcription activator 4 isoform X1 produces MSLSFDINVLHKEARSRWLKPSEVYYILQNHERFPITPEPPKKPPSGSLFLYNRRVNRYFRRDGHAWRRKKDGRTVGEAHERLKVGNVDALSCYYAHGEQNPCFQRRCFWMLEPAYEHIVLVQYREVGAAEGRYNSASLLNGPTDSLSVLSYPNATYGNQYLGSTSGVSDGSESRHSNLSSVTEVSSYSANKDNGILQSIQELSQSTIMGAPALGQSSLEQSIEVRWVDNSNSTNKSGLNRALKQIVEQLSLGDDEDDDYIHQAQPFDFITNIEAPDRQRDASRNVSGGSQAKQIRAEGMQNGLGRGIPSSWEDVLQSSSGFPAPSIYQSTPHYPQNSEYQPPGSLYNSDMQQISAAKRFLLETEDSIDSPSYNYVPREEGNNGTNTLSVHDYSLQSSLNPDWKKTAPLTLQSNLYGSEIPSLLLDHGQFESLSSGENTRLILGQNPRFSIREVSPEWTYCYEITKVIITGDFLCDPSSSCWAVMFGDSEVPAEIVQAGVLRCHTPLHSSGKLTICVTSGNREICSEVKDFEFRAKSTASSFLDISPSSRSLKSSEELLLLAKFVRMLLCENGSHANSNGDPQSVQCPKLKMNDEHWQRLIDELKGGCENPLNVSDWIMEELLKSKLQQWLSVKLQGYDGIACSLSKHEQGIIHLISALGYEWALSSILSADVGINFRDTNGWTALHWAAYFGREKMVAALLAAGASAPAVTDPTAQDPVGKTAAFLASERGHLGLAAYLSEVSLTSYLASLTIQESDTSKGSAAAEAERAVESISQRNAQLHGGTEDELSLKDSLAAVRNAAQAAARIQNAFRAFSFRKRQQKTARLKDEYGMTQEDIDELAAASRSYYQSLLPNGQFYDKAAVSIQKKFKGWKGRRHFLNMRRNAVKIQAHVRGHQVRKKYKTFVSTVSVLEKVILRWRRKGHGLRGFRAEQTAMAEAEEDDKDDDDDDFNDDEAVKVFRRQKVDESVKEAMSRVLSMVDSPEARMQYRRMLEEFRQATAE; encoded by the exons ATGAGCCTGA GTTTTGATATCAACGTGCTTCACAAAGAAGCAAGGAGCAGGTGGCTAAAGCCTTCTGAAGTCTACTATATCTTGCAAAATCATGAGAGGTTCCCAATCACCCCTGAACCGCCAAAGAAGCCACCCA GTGGTTCTCTATTCCTTTATAATCGCCGTGTGAATCGGTATTTTCGGAGGGATGGCCATGCATGGCGGAGGAAGAAGGATGGAAGAACTGTTGGGGAGGCTCATGAACGATTGAAG GTTGGAAATGTTGATGCTCTCAGTTGTTATTATGCTCATGGTGAGCAAAATCCATGTTTTCAGAGGCGATGTTTCTGGATGCTGGAACC AGCATATGAACATATTGTGCTGGTACAATATCGAGAAGTAGGAGCAGCTGAG GGTAGATATAATTCAGCATCACTGTTGAATGGGCCAACAGATTCTCTTTCAGTCTTGAGTTATCCAAATGCTACATATGGAAACCAATATCTTGGCTCCACTTCTGGCGTTAGTGATGGTAGTGAATCACGCCATTCTAATTTGAGCTCTGTAACGGAGGTAAGTTCCTATTCTGCAAACAAAGACAATGGTATTCTGCAAAGCATACAGGAGCTCAGCCAGTCAACTATAATGGGTGCACCGGCGCTTGGCCAGAGTAGTCTGGAGCAAAGTATTGAAGTTCGCTGGGTAGATAACAGTAATTCAACAAATAAATCTGGGCTCAACCGAGCTTTGAAGCAAATTGTTGAGCAGTTAAGCTTGggggatgatgaggatgatgactaCATACACCAAGCACAGCCTTTTGACTTCATTACAAATATTGAAGCTCCAGATAGGCAGCGTGATGCAAGCAGAAATGTTTCAG GTGGCAGCCAAGCAAAACAAATTCGAGCAGAAGGAATGCAAAATGGTTTAGGCAGAGGAATACCATCATCATGGGAAGATGTGCTGCAGTCCAGTTCAGGTTTTCCAGCTCCTTCTATATACCAG TCAACTCCCCACTATCCACAAAATTCAGAATATCAACCACCAGGAAGTCTATACAACAGTGATATGCAGCAGATTTCTGCTGCTAAAAGATTTCTTTTGGAGACAGAAGACTCTATTGATTCACCATCTTATAACTATGTGCCCAGAGAAGAAGGAAACAATGGCACTAATACTCTTTCAGTTCATGACTATAGTCTTCAGAGCAGTCTGAACCCAGATTGGAAAAAAACAGCACCTCTAACACTTCAAAGCAATTTGTATGGCTCTGAAATACCAAGCTTATTGTTGGACCATGGTCAGTTTGAATCATTGTCCTCTGGTGAAAATACAAGATTGATCTTGGGTCAAAACCCCCGGTTTAGCATCCGTGAGGTCTCTCCAGAATGGACATACTGCTATGAGATCACCAAG GTCATCATTACTGGAGATTTCTTATGTGATCCATCAAGCTCATGTTGGGCAGTAATGTTTGGTGATAGTGAGGTGCCAGCTGAAATTGTTCAGGCAGGTGTTCTTCGCTGCCACACACCATTACATAGTAGTGGGAAGCTAACAATCTGTGTTACTTCTGGGAATAGAGAAATTTGCAGTGAAGTCAAAGACTTTGAGTTCCGTGCAAAGTCAACAGCTTCTAGTTTCCTAGACATTTCACCATCATCTAGATCTCTGAAATCTAGCGAAGAGTTGTTACTTCTTGCGAAATTTGTAAGAATGCTATTGTGTGAGAATGGAAGTCATGCAAATTCAAACGGTGATCCTCAGTCTGTGCAGTGTCCAAAACTTAAGATGAATGACGAGCACTGGCAGCGGTTGATAGATGAACTCAAAGGAGGATGTGAGAATCCATTAAACGTGTCTGATTGGATTATGGAGGAGCTTCTTAAAAGTAAATTGCAGCAGTGGTTATCAGTTAAGCTACAAGGATATGATGGCATAGCCTGTTCTCTGTCCAAGCATGAGCAGGGTATTATACACTTGATCTCTGCACTAGGCTATGAGTGGGCTCTGTCTTCAATTCTTAGTGCTGATGTTGGTATAAATTTCCGTGATACGAATGGATGGACAGCACTTCATTGGGCTGCTTATTTTGGAAG GGAAAAGATGGTTGCTGCACTTCTTGCTGCTGGGGCGTCTGCTCCAGCAGTCACAGACCCCACTGCACAAGATCCAGTGGGAAAAACAGCGGCTTTCCTGGCTTCTGAACGGGGACACTTGGGCCTTGCAGCCTATCTTTCAGAAGTGTCACTAACTAGTTATCTTGCGTCGCTCACTATACAAGAGAGTGATACTTCAAAAGGATCAGCTGCAGCTGAAGCAGAAAGAGCAGTAGAGAGCATATCCCAGAGGAATGCCCAGCTGCATGGTGGTACAGAAGATGAGCTCTCGTTAAAGGACTCTTTGGCAGCCGTGAGAAATGCAGCTCAAGCAGCGGCTCGAATTCAGAACGCTTTCCGTGCCTTCTCTTTCAGGAAGAGACAACAAAAGACTGCTCGACTTAAGGATGAGTATGGGATGACCCAAGAAGATATAGATGAACTTGCAGCTGCATCAAGGTCATATTACCAATCTCTTCTTCCAAATGGTCAGTTTTATGATAAAGCAGCTGTCTCAATTCAGAAGAAATTCAAAGGTTGGAAAGGACGAAGACATTTTCTCAACATGCGCAGGAATGCAGTTAAAATACAG GCTCATGTAAGAGGCCATCAAGTGAGAAAGAAATACAAGACTTTCGTCAGCACTGTCAGTGTGCTAGAGAAAGTGATACTGAGGTGGCGTCGGAAAGGACATGGTCTACGTGGCTTCCGAGCTGAGCAAACAGCAATGGCTGAAGCAGAAGAGGATgacaaggatgatgatgatgacgacttCAATGATGATGAAGCAGTCAAAGTGTTCCGCCGACAGAAGGTTGATGAATCTGTCAAGGAGGCTATGTCAAGAGTACTGTCCATGGTGGACTCTCCTGAAGCAAGGATGCAATATCGTCGAATGCTTGAGGAATTTCGACAAGCCACT GCTGAATAG
- the LOC127770215 gene encoding calmodulin-binding transcription activator 4 isoform X2: protein MLEPAYEHIVLVQYREVGAAEGRYNSASLLNGPTDSLSVLSYPNATYGNQYLGSTSGVSDGSESRHSNLSSVTEVSSYSANKDNGILQSIQELSQSTIMGAPALGQSSLEQSIEVRWVDNSNSTNKSGLNRALKQIVEQLSLGDDEDDDYIHQAQPFDFITNIEAPDRQRDASRNVSGGSQAKQIRAEGMQNGLGRGIPSSWEDVLQSSSGFPAPSIYQSTPHYPQNSEYQPPGSLYNSDMQQISAAKRFLLETEDSIDSPSYNYVPREEGNNGTNTLSVHDYSLQSSLNPDWKKTAPLTLQSNLYGSEIPSLLLDHGQFESLSSGENTRLILGQNPRFSIREVSPEWTYCYEITKVIITGDFLCDPSSSCWAVMFGDSEVPAEIVQAGVLRCHTPLHSSGKLTICVTSGNREICSEVKDFEFRAKSTASSFLDISPSSRSLKSSEELLLLAKFVRMLLCENGSHANSNGDPQSVQCPKLKMNDEHWQRLIDELKGGCENPLNVSDWIMEELLKSKLQQWLSVKLQGYDGIACSLSKHEQGIIHLISALGYEWALSSILSADVGINFRDTNGWTALHWAAYFGREKMVAALLAAGASAPAVTDPTAQDPVGKTAAFLASERGHLGLAAYLSEVSLTSYLASLTIQESDTSKGSAAAEAERAVESISQRNAQLHGGTEDELSLKDSLAAVRNAAQAAARIQNAFRAFSFRKRQQKTARLKDEYGMTQEDIDELAAASRSYYQSLLPNGQFYDKAAVSIQKKFKGWKGRRHFLNMRRNAVKIQAHVRGHQVRKKYKTFVSTVSVLEKVILRWRRKGHGLRGFRAEQTAMAEAEEDDKDDDDDDFNDDEAVKVFRRQKVDESVKEAMSRVLSMVDSPEARMQYRRMLEEFRQATAE, encoded by the exons ATGCTGGAACC AGCATATGAACATATTGTGCTGGTACAATATCGAGAAGTAGGAGCAGCTGAG GGTAGATATAATTCAGCATCACTGTTGAATGGGCCAACAGATTCTCTTTCAGTCTTGAGTTATCCAAATGCTACATATGGAAACCAATATCTTGGCTCCACTTCTGGCGTTAGTGATGGTAGTGAATCACGCCATTCTAATTTGAGCTCTGTAACGGAGGTAAGTTCCTATTCTGCAAACAAAGACAATGGTATTCTGCAAAGCATACAGGAGCTCAGCCAGTCAACTATAATGGGTGCACCGGCGCTTGGCCAGAGTAGTCTGGAGCAAAGTATTGAAGTTCGCTGGGTAGATAACAGTAATTCAACAAATAAATCTGGGCTCAACCGAGCTTTGAAGCAAATTGTTGAGCAGTTAAGCTTGggggatgatgaggatgatgactaCATACACCAAGCACAGCCTTTTGACTTCATTACAAATATTGAAGCTCCAGATAGGCAGCGTGATGCAAGCAGAAATGTTTCAG GTGGCAGCCAAGCAAAACAAATTCGAGCAGAAGGAATGCAAAATGGTTTAGGCAGAGGAATACCATCATCATGGGAAGATGTGCTGCAGTCCAGTTCAGGTTTTCCAGCTCCTTCTATATACCAG TCAACTCCCCACTATCCACAAAATTCAGAATATCAACCACCAGGAAGTCTATACAACAGTGATATGCAGCAGATTTCTGCTGCTAAAAGATTTCTTTTGGAGACAGAAGACTCTATTGATTCACCATCTTATAACTATGTGCCCAGAGAAGAAGGAAACAATGGCACTAATACTCTTTCAGTTCATGACTATAGTCTTCAGAGCAGTCTGAACCCAGATTGGAAAAAAACAGCACCTCTAACACTTCAAAGCAATTTGTATGGCTCTGAAATACCAAGCTTATTGTTGGACCATGGTCAGTTTGAATCATTGTCCTCTGGTGAAAATACAAGATTGATCTTGGGTCAAAACCCCCGGTTTAGCATCCGTGAGGTCTCTCCAGAATGGACATACTGCTATGAGATCACCAAG GTCATCATTACTGGAGATTTCTTATGTGATCCATCAAGCTCATGTTGGGCAGTAATGTTTGGTGATAGTGAGGTGCCAGCTGAAATTGTTCAGGCAGGTGTTCTTCGCTGCCACACACCATTACATAGTAGTGGGAAGCTAACAATCTGTGTTACTTCTGGGAATAGAGAAATTTGCAGTGAAGTCAAAGACTTTGAGTTCCGTGCAAAGTCAACAGCTTCTAGTTTCCTAGACATTTCACCATCATCTAGATCTCTGAAATCTAGCGAAGAGTTGTTACTTCTTGCGAAATTTGTAAGAATGCTATTGTGTGAGAATGGAAGTCATGCAAATTCAAACGGTGATCCTCAGTCTGTGCAGTGTCCAAAACTTAAGATGAATGACGAGCACTGGCAGCGGTTGATAGATGAACTCAAAGGAGGATGTGAGAATCCATTAAACGTGTCTGATTGGATTATGGAGGAGCTTCTTAAAAGTAAATTGCAGCAGTGGTTATCAGTTAAGCTACAAGGATATGATGGCATAGCCTGTTCTCTGTCCAAGCATGAGCAGGGTATTATACACTTGATCTCTGCACTAGGCTATGAGTGGGCTCTGTCTTCAATTCTTAGTGCTGATGTTGGTATAAATTTCCGTGATACGAATGGATGGACAGCACTTCATTGGGCTGCTTATTTTGGAAG GGAAAAGATGGTTGCTGCACTTCTTGCTGCTGGGGCGTCTGCTCCAGCAGTCACAGACCCCACTGCACAAGATCCAGTGGGAAAAACAGCGGCTTTCCTGGCTTCTGAACGGGGACACTTGGGCCTTGCAGCCTATCTTTCAGAAGTGTCACTAACTAGTTATCTTGCGTCGCTCACTATACAAGAGAGTGATACTTCAAAAGGATCAGCTGCAGCTGAAGCAGAAAGAGCAGTAGAGAGCATATCCCAGAGGAATGCCCAGCTGCATGGTGGTACAGAAGATGAGCTCTCGTTAAAGGACTCTTTGGCAGCCGTGAGAAATGCAGCTCAAGCAGCGGCTCGAATTCAGAACGCTTTCCGTGCCTTCTCTTTCAGGAAGAGACAACAAAAGACTGCTCGACTTAAGGATGAGTATGGGATGACCCAAGAAGATATAGATGAACTTGCAGCTGCATCAAGGTCATATTACCAATCTCTTCTTCCAAATGGTCAGTTTTATGATAAAGCAGCTGTCTCAATTCAGAAGAAATTCAAAGGTTGGAAAGGACGAAGACATTTTCTCAACATGCGCAGGAATGCAGTTAAAATACAG GCTCATGTAAGAGGCCATCAAGTGAGAAAGAAATACAAGACTTTCGTCAGCACTGTCAGTGTGCTAGAGAAAGTGATACTGAGGTGGCGTCGGAAAGGACATGGTCTACGTGGCTTCCGAGCTGAGCAAACAGCAATGGCTGAAGCAGAAGAGGATgacaaggatgatgatgatgacgacttCAATGATGATGAAGCAGTCAAAGTGTTCCGCCGACAGAAGGTTGATGAATCTGTCAAGGAGGCTATGTCAAGAGTACTGTCCATGGTGGACTCTCCTGAAGCAAGGATGCAATATCGTCGAATGCTTGAGGAATTTCGACAAGCCACT GCTGAATAG